The following proteins are co-located in the Palaemon carinicauda isolate YSFRI2023 chromosome 3, ASM3689809v2, whole genome shotgun sequence genome:
- the LOC137637955 gene encoding cuticle protein AM1199-like — protein MIFQVLALSAILALVAAEAQPEPEPKAEPQFGSRPYPNPNPYPYRPYNHFARTIHDFRQNNHRGAFDYDFRTENGISASASGRPGLRGQSNVAGTFSFQHPEGNVGRVDYVADEFGYRATSPLIPPIPAHSLQQIRKADYERARGIRWY, from the exons atgatatttcaggTCCTCGCACTCTCTGCCATTTTGGCCCTGGTTGCTGCCGAGGCACAACCCGAACCCGAACCCAAAGCTGAGCCCCAATTCGGCAGCAGGCCctaccccaaccccaacccctacCCGT ACCGTCCCTACAACCACTTCGCCAGGACCATCCACGACTTCAGGCAGAACAACCACCGAGGCGCCTTCGATTACGACTTCAGGACCGAGAACGGGATCAGCGCCTCGGCCTCGGGAAGACCGGGACTCCGGGGACAGAGCAACGTCGCAGGAACTTTCAG CTTCCAGCATCCCGAAGGAAACGTTGGCCGCGTGGACTACGTGGCCGACGAATTCGGCTACAGGGCCACCTCCCCCCTCATCCCGCCCATCCCCGCCCACTCCCTCCAGCAGATACGCAAAGCTGACTACGAACGCGCCCGTGGCATCCGCTGGTACTAG